The nucleotide sequence GCGATATCTAATAAATATTTTTCGGCAATATAGTTTGCCAGAGATTCATAATTAGCATCTACCATTTGTTGCCATAAAACTTCTAGCAAATTGCCTTTAATTACTAGCCTTGCTTCTTTCATTGCTAAATAAACAGCGTCAATATTCTCTCTATATGATGTTTCCTGATCTTTTTCACCAGATGACATTCCGAACACAAAATTAAGAATACGCTCGATTAAAAAATCTGAGCTTTGTAATACCTCATCGTTAAAATTTACATGATCAAAAAAATGTGTTCTTATATTTTGCACATAAGTAGTTACATTTTCATAGTGTTCTGGAATATAAGGTGTATTTGCTTCTATAAAATGTAATGCTAATGTTTCTTTAGCAGCTTCTTCATAGCTTGCTTGTGTTTCTTTTTGAGTTTTAAATATAGAAGCTAAAGTTAGAGAGTCTTCACTTTTGCTCTTATAAAAATCTCCTATTTCTTGAGTCACTAACCCCATACTATTTGTATATGAGTTTATTAATGTATTCTCTATAGATGATTGATATTTAATCCCTACACCAGCTGTAAAAGCGAGTTCTACATCTTCTTTTCCATTGTAAATTACATCAAAATTAAATTCGTCTTGAGGTAAAGCATATACTAAACGATACATCCCTTGAGTTGCTGTTGAGTCTAATTTAATTTCAAAATTACCTTGTTCGTCAAAAGCTGTATGTGCTATATACTCTGAAGCTGTAGGTGTTATTTTATATAAAATTACATTATCGAAATCTTTAGGAGGAGAAAAATTACCTTTTATAGAATGTTGCGCAAACATAGCCAAAGGTAAAATCATTAATAGGGTCCCTAATTTTTTAAACATTACTTTTTTAATTTTATAACTCTTTATTTATTTTATCTATTTCTTAAAAGACAATAATCAAGCCAAAATAGGTTGAATTGCTTTTAATGCTTTCTCTATAGTATTTATGCTTTCAAAAGTAAGCAATAATCGTAAACCATTTCGGGTTTGTTTTTCTTTCATTTTACAAGCATTAGGATTTGATTGTACATAATGTAATACTTTTGAAAAGCTAGCACTTTGATAAAATTTGCTTTGCTGATCATTTATAAAATATCCAACAAACTTACCTTGCTTCATTATTATTTTTTCGAAACCAAGTTTTGTCGCTATCCATTTTATTCTCACACTATTTAATAAATCCACTACTTGTATTGGAAATTCTCCAAAACGATCTAATAATTCAGTTTCAAATTTTTGTAACTCCTCTTCTGTTTTTAGAGTATTCAATTCTGTATATAAATTTAAGCGCTCTGCAATGTTATTTACATAATCATCTGGAAAGAGTAATTCGAAATCAGAATCAATAGTAATATCTTTTACATATTCTTTTTCTTCTAAATAATCTTTATATAAATCCTTAAATTCGTCTTCTTTAAGTTCTTCAATAGCTTCTTTTAGAATTTTCTGATAGGTGTCAAATCCTATTTCATTAATAAATCCACTTTGTTCTCCTCCTAATAAATCGCCTGCCCCTCTAATTTCTAAATCTTTCATCGCGATATTAAAACCACTTCCTAACTCTGTAAATTGCTCAAGTGCCGTAATTCGCTTTCGTGCATCACTAGTCATTGCAGAATATTCTGGTGTAATAAAATAGCAGAATGCTTTTTTATTACTACGACCTACACGACCTCTCATTTGATGCAAATCGCTTAATCCAAAATTATTGGCATTATTAATAAAAATAGTATTTGCGTTTGGTACATCTAATCCGCTCTCTACAATAGTTGTACTTACCAAAACATCAAATTCGCCATTCATGAATGCAAGCATTAATTGTTCTAGCTTTTTACCTTCCATTTGTCCATGACCAATCCCTATTTTTGCATCTGGCACTAAACGCTGAATCATTCCTGCAACTTCTTTAATATTCTCGATACGATTATGTATAAAAAATACTTGACCGCCACGTTGAATTTCATAACTCACCGCATCACGAATTGTGGTTTCACTAAATCGTATGACATGACTCTCTATCGGAAAGCGATTTGGTGGAGGTGTAGTAATTACCGACAAATCTCTTGCTGCCATCAAACTAAATTGCAATGTTCTCGGAATTGGAGTTGCTGTTAATGTAAGAACATCTACATTCTCTTTAATAGATTTTAATTTCTCCTTTACTGCGACCCCAAATTTTTGTTCTTCATCAACAATTAATAAACCTAAATCCTTAAACTTTACATTTTTATTTACCAATTGATGCGTTCCAATAACTATGTCGACACTTCCAGTTTCTAACTGCTCTAATGTTTCTCGTTTTTGTTTTGCTGTTCTAAACCTATTTAAATAATCTACAGTAACAGGAAAATCTTTTAATCGAGCACTTATAGTTCGATGGTGTTGGTAAGCTAAGATTGTTGTAGGCACCAAGATGGCTACTTGTTTACCGTTATCTACTGCTTTAAATGCAGCTCGTATCGCAACTTCAGTTTTACCAAAACCTACATCTCCACATATTAAGCGATCCATTGGGCGTTCGCTTTCCATATCCGCTTTAATATCTGCTGTTGCTGTGCTTTGATCTGGTGTATCTTCGTATAAAAAAGAAGCTTCTAATTCATGCTGTAAATAACTATCTGGATTATATTGAAATCCTTTTTCTACTTTTCGTTTAGCATAAAGCTTTATAAGATTAAATGCAATCTCTTTAACTCTTGATTTTGTTTTTTGTTTTAAAGCTTTCCAAGCTTTACTTCCTAGTTTATATACTTTTGGTGGCTTGCCATCACTACCATTAAACTTTGTGATTTTGTGGAGTGAATGTATACTTAGATATAGTACATCTCTCTCTCCATAAACTAGTTTTATAGCTTCTTGCTTTTTACCCTCGACATCAATTTTTTGAAGCCCTCCAAAACGTCCGATCCCATGATCGATATGTGTAACATAATCACCTACATCTAAATTAGTCAACTCTTTTAAAGTAATGGCTTGCTTCTTAGCATAACCATTTTTAATATGAAACTTATGATAGCGTTCAAAAATTTGATGATCTGTATAGCAAATAATTTTATCATCGTGGTTTTGAAATCCTTGATATAGAGATAATACTATTGTTTTATAATGTACTTCAACCTCAACATCTCTAAAAATATCATCTAAACGTTTTGCTTGTTGCTCACTAACACAAGAGATATAATTAGTATATCCTTTTTTATGATTAGCATTTAAATCTTCTATTAATAAATTAAATTGCTTATTAAATGAGGGTTGTGGTGTTGTATTAAAATTTATGTCTTCATTGCTAAACAATGAAGATGTACCAAATTCTACAATTGTATAGTTTAGCAATTGTTTTTTTAACAACTCTGAATTACAAAACAACTCTATTGGTTCTGCATGATTAATTGTTTCTGAAAGTTTAGTAAAAGCTTCGCTCGCTTTACTGAATAACAAATCTGTTCGGTCAAAAAACAATTTTGAGTTTTTAATGAATACCACTGTTTTTGAAGCAATATATTTTAGAAAACTTTGCCTACTTTCTTCTAAAAATTTATTAGCTACATTAGGGATGATACTTATTTTTTTAATCTGCTCTGTTGAAAGTTGAGTTTCAACATCAAAAGTTCTAATACTATCTACTTCATCTCCAAAAAACTCGATACGATAAGGTTGATCATGAGAAAACGAAAATACATCTACAATACCCCCACGTACTGAAAATTCTCCTGGTTCAGTTACAAAATCAACACGTTTAAATTGATATTCAAACAGCACTTCGTTTACAAAATCGATAGATAAATTATCTGTTACAGATATTTTTAGAGTATTACGTTCCAACTCTTTACGTGTTACTACTTTTTCAAAAAGTGCATCTGGATATGTGACAATTACAGCTGGTTTTTTGCGAGAATTAATACGATTAAGTACTTCTGCTCGAAGCAATACATTAGCATTATCTGTTTCTTCTATTTGATAGGGTCTACGATAACTTCCAGGGTAAAACAATACTTCTTTATTTCCTAAAAGTTGCTCTAAATCGTTTAAATAATAAGCCGCTTCTTCTTTATCATTAAAGATGAGTAAATAAGGTTTATCAATTTCTTTAAATGTGTTTGATACTACAAATGAAAATGAAGACCCTACAAGTCCTTTTATATGTATCTTTTTTTCGTTTTCGGCAATAGCAATTTGCAGTTTTTGCAATTGCAAAGACTGTATAAAAGCTTGCGAGGTTATTGTTTTACTCACTCTAAAAAAATTTAGGCAAATATAGTTGAAGTCTTATTAATTATAAATGGGATTTTTTAATTTTTACTAAACATTAACGCATTAGTATTTACTATTGTACCCTTTTTATATTTATAAAAAATACACTAAAAAATATAACATGAAGCATCACTATATAGAATACTAAAAAAGCTAAAATTTTAATTTTAAAAGGGGTTTAGTTTATCTATATTTGCAGCACTAAAAAAACAATACAAAGTATGTCAATTTCAGATTTATTTGATAGTGCGTTTAAGAAACGTAATGAAGATCATTTTGCAGCAATAGTTAGGTTAGCAATGGACGATTGTATAATCACTGATGAAGAGAAAGCATTTTTAGATCGTTTGGCTAGAAATTTAGATATTAGCGATGCGCATTATAAAGGTATTTTAAAAGATTATAAATCACACCCAATTAATCCTCCGACATCTTATAACCGTCGCCTAGAACGTTTATATGATTTAGCAAGAATGGTATATGCTGACCATATTAAAGATGAGCATCAAGTTGTATTATTAAGAAAAATTGCTGTTGGTTTAGGGTTTACTCCAGAAAACGTAAGGTATGTAGTTGATAAAGCGTTGACTTTGGTTAATGAAAATATTGACTTAGATGATTTTATTGTTGAAATAAAAAATATGAATAGATAAGATTAATCAATTCTTATTTAGAATATAAAAAAGGCTAACCATTATTTTTGGTTAGCCTTTTTTATTTAAACTTAAATATAACTTTTATTGTTTTGCATTACGCATAAACTCTTCTGCTTTTTCTACCATATTTTTGCTTCCACAAATAAATGGCACGCGCTGATGTAGTTCTGTTGGCTCAACATCTAAAGTTCGTACAAAACCATCACTTGCTTTTCCATTAGCTTGCTCTGCTAAAAATGCCATTGGATTGCATTCATATAACAGACGTAGTTTTCCATTAGAATTTTTAGAGCTTCTAGGATATAAATAAATACCTCCTTTAATCATATTTCTATGAAAATCAGATACTAAGGATCCTATGTAACGAGACGTATATGGGCGATCTCCTTCTTCTTTTTGGCAATACTTTATATAATCTTTTACACCTTGAGGGAAATGAATATAATTTCCTTCGTTTACAGAATATATATTCCCATTTTCAGGAAATTGCATATTTGGGTGGGACAGATAAAATGTACCTATAGCTGGATTTAATGTAAATCCGTTTACACCATCTCCTGTTGTATAAACTAACATTGTAGAAGTTCCATAAACCACATAACCTGCGGCCACTTGCTCACTACCTTTTTGCAAAAAATCGTCTATGGTAACTGGTGTTCCTAATGGTGTTACACGCCTGTAGACAGAAAAAATAGTTCCTACAGATACATTAACATCTATATTAGACGAGCCATCTAAAGGGTCCATTAAAACCACATATTTATTTTGATTATTATCGTCCTGACTATTAATACTTATAAAATCATCTTCTTCTTCACTTGCAATACCACAAACAATGTTTCTGTTAGTTAAAGTTTGGATAAATTTATCATTAGCATAAACATCTAATTTTTGCTGATCTTCACCTTGTATATTCGTATCTCCTGCTGCTCCAATAATATCTACTAATCCAGCTTTATTCACCTCATAATTCACCACTTTTGCAGCTAATCTGATAGAATTTATTAATCGAGATAATTCTCCTGAAGTATATTTAAAAGAAGATTGATGCTCTATAATAAATTCTCCTAAAGTTTGGTTTTTTTGAGACATTTTTATTGGATTCTTTATTTACAGCAAATATCGTATTTTTTAACAA is from Flavobacteriaceae bacterium and encodes:
- the mfd gene encoding transcription-repair coupling factor; translation: MSKTITSQAFIQSLQLQKLQIAIAENEKKIHIKGLVGSSFSFVVSNTFKEIDKPYLLIFNDKEEAAYYLNDLEQLLGNKEVLFYPGSYRRPYQIEETDNANVLLRAEVLNRINSRKKPAVIVTYPDALFEKVVTRKELERNTLKISVTDNLSIDFVNEVLFEYQFKRVDFVTEPGEFSVRGGIVDVFSFSHDQPYRIEFFGDEVDSIRTFDVETQLSTEQIKKISIIPNVANKFLEESRQSFLKYIASKTVVFIKNSKLFFDRTDLLFSKASEAFTKLSETINHAEPIELFCNSELLKKQLLNYTIVEFGTSSLFSNEDINFNTTPQPSFNKQFNLLIEDLNANHKKGYTNYISCVSEQQAKRLDDIFRDVEVEVHYKTIVLSLYQGFQNHDDKIICYTDHQIFERYHKFHIKNGYAKKQAITLKELTNLDVGDYVTHIDHGIGRFGGLQKIDVEGKKQEAIKLVYGERDVLYLSIHSLHKITKFNGSDGKPPKVYKLGSKAWKALKQKTKSRVKEIAFNLIKLYAKRKVEKGFQYNPDSYLQHELEASFLYEDTPDQSTATADIKADMESERPMDRLICGDVGFGKTEVAIRAAFKAVDNGKQVAILVPTTILAYQHHRTISARLKDFPVTVDYLNRFRTAKQKRETLEQLETGSVDIVIGTHQLVNKNVKFKDLGLLIVDEEQKFGVAVKEKLKSIKENVDVLTLTATPIPRTLQFSLMAARDLSVITTPPPNRFPIESHVIRFSETTIRDAVSYEIQRGGQVFFIHNRIENIKEVAGMIQRLVPDAKIGIGHGQMEGKKLEQLMLAFMNGEFDVLVSTTIVESGLDVPNANTIFINNANNFGLSDLHQMRGRVGRSNKKAFCYFITPEYSAMTSDARKRITALEQFTELGSGFNIAMKDLEIRGAGDLLGGEQSGFINEIGFDTYQKILKEAIEELKEDEFKDLYKDYLEEKEYVKDITIDSDFELLFPDDYVNNIAERLNLYTELNTLKTEEELQKFETELLDRFGEFPIQVVDLLNSVRIKWIATKLGFEKIIMKQGKFVGYFINDQQSKFYQSASFSKVLHYVQSNPNACKMKEKQTRNGLRLLLTFESINTIEKALKAIQPILA
- a CDS encoding TlpA family protein disulfide reductase; this encodes MFKKLGTLLMILPLAMFAQHSIKGNFSPPKDFDNVILYKITPTASEYIAHTAFDEQGNFEIKLDSTATQGMYRLVYALPQDEFNFDVIYNGKEDVELAFTAGVGIKYQSSIENTLINSYTNSMGLVTQEIGDFYKSKSEDSLTLASIFKTQKETQASYEEAAKETLALHFIEANTPYIPEHYENVTTYVQNIRTHFFDHVNFNDEVLQSSDFLIERILNFVFGMSSGEKDQETSYRENIDAVYLAMKEARLVIKGNLLEVLWQQMVDANYESLANYIAEKYLLDIAKSLKDEELVNGLTLFKSLSIGNKAPDFSFEITEEGRTITKKLSDLKSADKYILVFWSSTCGHCLKEIPQLQSYLRTFEVGDFKVIAFGLEDEPKNWNKEIQKYPEFIHVYGKDKWANTTAKNYNIRSTPTYYILDKDKEIIAKPYDIEALRKLYDK
- a CDS encoding class 1 fructose-bisphosphatase, which gives rise to MSQKNQTLGEFIIEHQSSFKYTSGELSRLINSIRLAAKVVNYEVNKAGLVDIIGAAGDTNIQGEDQQKLDVYANDKFIQTLTNRNIVCGIASEEEDDFISINSQDDNNQNKYVVLMDPLDGSSNIDVNVSVGTIFSVYRRVTPLGTPVTIDDFLQKGSEQVAAGYVVYGTSTMLVYTTGDGVNGFTLNPAIGTFYLSHPNMQFPENGNIYSVNEGNYIHFPQGVKDYIKYCQKEEGDRPYTSRYIGSLVSDFHRNMIKGGIYLYPRSSKNSNGKLRLLYECNPMAFLAEQANGKASDGFVRTLDVEPTELHQRVPFICGSKNMVEKAEEFMRNAKQ
- a CDS encoding TerB family tellurite resistance protein; translated protein: MSISDLFDSAFKKRNEDHFAAIVRLAMDDCIITDEEKAFLDRLARNLDISDAHYKGILKDYKSHPINPPTSYNRRLERLYDLARMVYADHIKDEHQVVLLRKIAVGLGFTPENVRYVVDKALTLVNENIDLDDFIVEIKNMNR